From the Clostridium putrefaciens genome, one window contains:
- a CDS encoding transposase: MNTNYLKQMLTYINKVYHIGKKINTLKDKRIKFSAKVSTISFVVLFGFILQIRSFNRLEHLLEKNKFKKLLPKKTKVPRIDTVRRSLSDFDLEGLNNMHNQIIKTAVKNKVFRASTMDGLKVVAIDGVELFESTKKCCDKCLSRVHNGGVTHYFHRSVVCSTVGSDPNLILGQEMLEPKTDGSNKDEGETTGGKRLINRLYKEFHHFADIIVADALYCKSTWIKEVLSIGMNAVVRVKDERLHIVKDALALFKCREPNKKWVVNRKSNNYIKIKAWDEDNFEMSNSEIKVRFIKFIEEVHKKDKVEIKESWIITTDKFTSVETLWKIMHKRWDIENNAFHQLKTEWHLDHCFLHSPTGVETVLMFIVIAFNLMQLYFFRCIRGFRRKRMLQINIIEDLRDEMLLVQDWINPIFDTT, translated from the coding sequence ATGAACACAAATTATTTAAAACAAATGCTCACCTATATTAATAAGGTATATCATATAGGCAAAAAAATCAATACCTTAAAGGATAAAAGAATAAAATTTTCTGCAAAAGTTTCAACAATCTCCTTTGTGGTATTATTTGGGTTTATACTTCAAATAAGAAGTTTCAATAGATTAGAACACTTACTTGAAAAAAATAAATTTAAAAAGTTGCTACCTAAGAAAACTAAAGTGCCACGTATTGATACCGTTAGGCGCTCATTAAGCGACTTTGACTTAGAAGGTTTAAATAATATGCACAATCAAATAATAAAAACTGCGGTAAAAAATAAAGTCTTTAGAGCTAGTACTATGGATGGTTTAAAGGTAGTGGCAATAGATGGTGTAGAATTATTTGAAAGCACCAAAAAGTGTTGTGATAAATGTCTTAGCCGAGTTCACAATGGTGGAGTTACTCATTATTTTCACAGGTCAGTAGTATGTTCAACTGTAGGCTCTGATCCGAACCTTATTTTAGGACAGGAAATGCTTGAACCTAAAACAGATGGATCAAATAAGGATGAAGGTGAAACTACCGGAGGGAAACGCCTAATCAATAGGCTATATAAAGAATTTCATCATTTTGCAGATATCATAGTCGCTGACGCTCTATATTGTAAATCCACTTGGATTAAAGAAGTGCTATCAATTGGAATGAATGCAGTAGTACGAGTTAAAGATGAAAGACTTCATATTGTCAAAGATGCATTAGCTTTATTCAAGTGCAGGGAGCCAAATAAAAAGTGGGTTGTGAATAGAAAAAGTAACAACTATATAAAAATAAAAGCCTGGGATGAAGATAATTTTGAAATGTCTAATTCAGAGATAAAAGTAAGATTTATAAAGTTTATAGAAGAAGTACATAAAAAAGATAAAGTAGAAATCAAAGAATCATGGATTATAACTACAGACAAATTTACTTCAGTAGAAACTTTGTGGAAGATAATGCATAAAAGATGGGATATTGAAAATAATGCGTTTCATCAGTTAAAAACGGAGTGGCATTTAGATCATTGCTTTCTTCATAGCCCTACAGGTGTAGAAACAGTGCTTATGTTTATAGTAATAGCCTTTAACTTAATGCAATTATATTTTTTTCGGTGCATTAGAGGGTTTAGAAGAAAAAGGATGTTGCAAATAAATATAATTGAGGATTTAAGGGATGAGATGCTATTAGTACAAGATTGGATAAATCCTATCTTCGATACTACTTAA
- a CDS encoding type II toxin-antitoxin system Phd/YefM family antitoxin produces the protein MSTIRPSSDLRNNYSEISAFCHKYKEPVYITKNGHGDLEVISIETYEKLVGKFELYKLLDEGVDAMQKKKVRPFK, from the coding sequence ATGTCGACAATAAGACCGAGTTCAGATTTAAGAAATAATTATAGTGAAATATCAGCATTTTGTCATAAGTATAAAGAACCAGTGTATATAACAAAGAATGGTCACGGAGATTTAGAGGTTATTAGTATTGAAACCTATGAGAAGCTTGTAGGTAAATTTGAATTATATAAATTACTTGATGAGGGTGTTGATGCAATGCAAAAGAAAAAGGTTAGACCTTTTAAATAA
- the splB gene encoding spore photoproduct lyase — MFRPKRIIFEKDSLDYEMGKNIFSMFKDNDNVEIINLTSNRVKQHIPGNDLFIQYREGKKTLVVGTKKTLKFQTCKPSAHYQLPLVSGCMGQCEYCYLNTQLGDKPFVKVHTNIDDILNQAQKYINERLPDITIFEGAATSDPIPVEPYTNSLKKAIEFFGKETNARFRFVTKYNDIESLLNLEHNGHTEVRFSINTSLVIDKYEHFTASRDKRIEAAIKVAESGYPVGFLIAPIFIYPSFKEDYHDLLLELSEKLPSNLKFPVTFEVISHRYTMVAKNRILQVFPESELPMNEEERKFKYGQFGYGKYVYEKESIREIKEFFSKEIEELFKNKKVLYII, encoded by the coding sequence ATGTTTAGACCTAAAAGAATTATATTTGAAAAAGATTCGTTAGATTACGAAATGGGCAAGAATATTTTTTCAATGTTTAAAGATAATGATAATGTTGAGATAATAAACTTAACATCCAATAGAGTAAAACAGCATATTCCAGGTAATGATTTATTTATTCAGTATAGAGAAGGAAAGAAGACTTTGGTGGTTGGAACTAAAAAGACTTTGAAGTTTCAAACATGTAAACCATCTGCGCACTATCAGCTTCCCTTAGTGTCAGGATGCATGGGACAGTGTGAATACTGTTATTTGAATACTCAGTTAGGAGATAAGCCTTTTGTAAAAGTACATACTAATATAGATGACATTCTAAATCAAGCTCAAAAATATATTAACGAAAGATTACCTGATATAACTATATTTGAAGGAGCGGCTACATCTGACCCTATACCTGTTGAACCTTACACAAATTCATTAAAGAAAGCCATAGAATTTTTCGGAAAAGAAACAAATGCCAGATTTAGATTTGTAACAAAATACAATGATATAGAATCATTGCTTAACCTAGAACACAATGGACATACAGAAGTAAGATTTAGTATTAACACTTCTCTTGTTATAGATAAATATGAACATTTTACTGCTTCTCGTGACAAAAGAATAGAAGCAGCTATAAAGGTAGCAGAGTCAGGGTATCCTGTTGGTTTTTTAATTGCACCGATATTTATTTATCCTAGCTTTAAAGAAGATTATCATGATTTATTACTAGAGTTAAGTGAAAAGCTTCCAAGTAACTTAAAATTCCCTGTAACCTTTGAGGTAATATCTCATAGGTATACGATGGTAGCTAAAAATAGAATACTTCAGGTATTCCCTGAAAGTGAATTACCTATGAATGAGGAAGAGCGTAAATTCAAATATGGACAATTTGGATATGGCAAATATGTATATGAAAAGGAAAGTATAAGGGAAATAAAAGAATTCTTTTCAAAAGAGATAGAAGAATTATTTAAGAATAAAAAGGTTTTATATATTATATAG
- a CDS encoding ABC transporter ATP-binding protein encodes MKGIISLNNFSFRYSDKYILKNINIEIEEGQCVGILGKNGSGKTTLINCIIGELRGEGNISVLNTIPNIHSIEFKSNIGIVLDNDILIDYLTLNEYLNFIGQLFKLEKVQIEKSIKYWLKYFDLEEQRYRIIKFFSHGMRKKVQIIVALMHNPKIIIVDEPTNGLDIEMIYLFKNVILDLKKKGITIVISTHILSFVEDVCDEVIIINDGVINNIFSISSINEQKLENIFIEQINRDGD; translated from the coding sequence ATGAAGGGAATAATAAGTTTAAATAATTTTAGTTTTAGATATTCGGATAAATATATTTTAAAGAATATAAATATTGAAATAGAGGAAGGACAATGTGTGGGTATTCTTGGGAAAAACGGGAGTGGAAAGACTACCTTAATAAATTGTATTATAGGAGAATTAAGAGGGGAAGGAAATATAAGTGTTTTAAATACAATTCCTAATATACACTCAATTGAGTTTAAAAGTAATATTGGAATTGTATTAGATAATGATATACTCATTGATTATTTAACATTAAATGAATATTTAAATTTTATAGGACAGCTATTTAAATTGGAGAAAGTTCAAATTGAAAAAAGTATTAAATATTGGTTAAAATATTTTGATTTAGAAGAACAAAGATATAGAATAATAAAATTTTTCTCTCATGGAATGAGAAAAAAAGTTCAAATAATAGTGGCTCTAATGCACAATCCCAAAATAATAATAGTAGATGAACCAACTAATGGATTAGATATAGAAATGATATATTTATTTAAAAATGTTATATTAGATTTAAAGAAAAAAGGTATTACTATAGTAATATCTACACATATATTATCTTTTGTTGAGGATGTTTGTGATGAAGTAATTATTATTAATGATGGAGTTATTAATAATATATTTTCTATTTCATCAATAAATGAACAAAAGTTAGAAAATATATTTATTGAACAAATAAATAGAGATGGTGATTAA
- a CDS encoding helix-turn-helix domain-containing protein: MIKNNIELDVKVRCIENGTTQAKIAEDINTTKSYVNRIIKKQDGIVNKTFVQMIEALGYDIELTYVKRETK; encoded by the coding sequence ATGATTAAAAATAATATAGAACTCGATGTTAAAGTCAGGTGTATAGAGAATGGAACCACACAGGCAAAAATAGCAGAAGACATCAATACTACAAAATCTTATGTGAATCGTATCATCAAAAAGCAGGATGGTATTGTAAACAAGACATTTGTGCAGATGATTGAGGCTCTTGGCTATGATATAGAACTTACCTATGTAAAAAGAGAGACAAAATAA
- a CDS encoding ISAs1 family transposase codes for MYHELSNSFISISDPRDNNSKHKLIDILTIATCAIICGADTWTDIAQYGTSKQEWFSTFLELNHGIPSHDTFGRVFSIINPKEFQEAFIKWIKDISDKVTGDVIAIDGKTVRHSFDTSNNKSAIHMVSAWSNQLGLVLGQIKVNDKSNEITAIPELLDKIDINKSIVTIDAMGTQKNIAKKIIKKGGDYVLALKGNHKNFSNDIKYFFEEESKNKFADVEYSFFKTTNKDHGRIETRKHYLINDLNWLSQKSEWKNLNSIIMVESERTIGDKTSKERRYYISSLTENVEKVADAIRKHWGIENSLHWILDIAFREDDSRIRIENAAENFAILRHIALNLLKNEKSVKIGVKAKRLKSGWDNDYLRKVLTSIQ; via the coding sequence ATGTATCACGAACTTTCAAATTCTTTTATAAGCATTTCAGACCCAAGAGATAATAATTCAAAACATAAGCTTATTGATATACTAACAATAGCAACTTGTGCAATAATATGCGGAGCCGATACATGGACAGATATAGCTCAATATGGCACATCAAAACAAGAGTGGTTTTCAACATTCTTAGAGCTTAATCATGGGATACCATCCCATGATACTTTTGGAAGAGTATTTTCTATTATTAATCCAAAAGAATTTCAGGAAGCGTTTATTAAGTGGATCAAAGATATTTCTGATAAAGTTACTGGTGACGTAATTGCCATAGATGGCAAGACAGTTAGGCATTCCTTTGATACAAGTAACAATAAATCAGCTATTCATATGGTAAGTGCATGGTCAAATCAGTTAGGTTTAGTTTTAGGTCAGATAAAGGTTAATGATAAATCAAATGAAATAACAGCAATTCCAGAATTATTAGATAAGATAGATATAAATAAATCTATAGTAACAATTGATGCTATGGGTACTCAAAAAAATATAGCTAAAAAAATAATCAAAAAGGGCGGAGATTATGTTTTAGCTTTAAAAGGTAATCATAAAAACTTTTCCAACGATATAAAATACTTTTTTGAAGAAGAATCTAAGAATAAATTTGCTGATGTTGAATATAGTTTTTTCAAGACTACTAACAAAGATCATGGCAGAATTGAAACACGTAAACATTACTTAATTAACGATTTAAACTGGCTTTCACAGAAGTCAGAGTGGAAAAACCTAAATAGTATAATTATGGTTGAATCTGAAAGAACCATAGGCGATAAAACATCTAAAGAAAGAAGGTATTATATTTCGAGCTTAACAGAAAATGTTGAAAAGGTTGCTGATGCCATTAGAAAACATTGGGGAATAGAGAATAGCTTACATTGGATTTTAGATATTGCTTTTAGAGAAGATGATAGCAGAATAAGAATTGAAAATGCAGCTGAAAACTTTGCCATCTTAAGGCATATAGCTTTAAACTTATTAAAAAATGAAAAATCAGTAAAGATTGGTGTAAAAGCTAAAAGACTCAAATCCGGTTGGGATAATGATTATTTAAGAAAGGTTTTAACTTCAATCCAATAG
- a CDS encoding DUF262 domain-containing protein — MASELQPLSLLFQNRLFRIPDYQRGYAWQQSQLADFWDDLINLQDSRYHYTGLLSLKTLKRSETKTWGSDLWMLDKGFKACNIVDGQQRLTTFIILLNEIVEFTRSLEENTEKSDEEIVLGYDTLKDIVAKYICQHKPPNNPGQLHPYIVMS; from the coding sequence ATGGCTAGTGAATTGCAACCTTTGTCATTATTATTTCAAAATAGATTATTTAGAATACCAGATTATCAGCGTGGATATGCATGGCAGCAATCGCAACTTGCTGACTTTTGGGATGATTTAATAAATTTACAAGATAGCAGATATCATTACACGGGTTTATTATCATTGAAAACACTGAAACGCAGTGAAACTAAAACTTGGGGCAGCGATTTGTGGATGCTGGACAAGGGATTTAAGGCTTGCAATATTGTTGACGGACAGCAGCGTCTTACAACATTCATCATTCTCTTAAATGAGATAGTTGAGTTTACACGTTCTTTGGAAGAAAACACTGAAAAATCGGATGAAGAGATAGTTCTTGGCTATGATACCTTAAAAGATATTGTAGCAAAATATATTTGTCAACACAAACCACCAAATAATCCAGGGCAATTGCATCCTTATATTGTAATGAGCTAA
- a CDS encoding GNAT family N-acetyltransferase, giving the protein MKMKMLYEKPKAEDYVSLRLRSGMGNKDLERSRKAIANSLFTISLYDKEKLIGFGRIVGDGGITYVISDVMVDEHYRKKGFADKIMKEINNYLEESTFEDSYICLIANSPADLLYNKYQFEYLPPNKCGMLRKQN; this is encoded by the coding sequence ATGAAAATGAAAATGCTCTATGAAAAACCGAAAGCAGAAGATTATGTTAGCTTGAGGCTTCGTTCAGGAATGGGAAATAAGGATTTGGAAAGAAGCAGAAAAGCAATAGCAAATTCTTTATTTACAATATCTCTTTATGACAAAGAAAAATTGATAGGATTTGGAAGAATTGTAGGTGATGGAGGAATAACTTATGTTATAAGCGATGTCATGGTGGATGAACATTATCGAAAAAAAGGCTTTGCAGATAAAATAATGAAAGAAATCAATAACTACCTTGAAGAAAGTACTTTTGAAGATAGTTATATATGTTTGATAGCGAACAGTCCTGCTGATTTATTATATAATAAGTATCAATTTGAGTATTTGCCACCAAATAAGTGTGGCATGTTGCGCAAACAAAATTAG
- a CDS encoding DUF4268 domain-containing protein: MDNASADYLRYRVFNEPYSGTVNETYYTKNLKYAKSFFRENLSALYLSEKLEGVSNLYLKLTLRLMFNIHEIDDDYDVFVAFETMNNRGKKLTNLELLKNRLIYLTTLYSDEKFDEMDKANLRKQINDAWKEVYYQLGRNEKTPLSDDEFLKAHWISYFAYSRRKGDDYIHFLLNKFSAKNIFEKKTVVVRDTTQEASDDIEYDAEIETEDDIEPEVVEISKLEPSEISNYVNSLKDMAKYWYDTFFPMQSNNLTADEKVWVDRLNRIGIGYFRPLLMVIISRRDLKVEKRIEAFAAIERFLFICFRMGYLNATFRSSEYYRATRSIYLKQMDIDDLIDDINEITNANIEYALPNFVTKIEKYFDNMGGFYYWNSIKYFLYEYEFLLAKKNNIDKVSWEMFTKTEKDKISIEHILPQTPTKYYWKNHFRQFDDEEIELLSCALGNLLPLSQSINSALQNDSFEDKKTSKTNGRRGYQNGSHSEIEIVKETDWSAESIYKHSKLLLQFMENRWKFRFTGEQMDKLIYVSFAMDGREIPESLPEEQENAEEHSTAETSSDIEQRQDIELGTQQMKFWTRFIDYCNQEGRGEDIASRKPFPQGWYHIPISDADFHLEFTLTRGKYLSLIIYAYNQETFSRLERKKVEIETVFGDKLDWYSSRKTSTAKRIIYKRECEIFNPEKQEELFSWMIDKFDEICNALVKVGELDDEEQPTDKFTGLKQVSPAKHVLTRDFALKSQ, translated from the coding sequence GTGGATAACGCTAGTGCTGACTATCTCAGATATAGAGTGTTTAATGAACCGTATTCTGGTACGGTCAACGAAACTTATTATACGAAAAATTTGAAGTATGCAAAATCATTCTTTAGAGAGAATTTATCGGCTCTTTATTTAAGTGAAAAATTGGAAGGTGTAAGTAATCTGTATCTCAAACTGACATTAAGGTTGATGTTTAACATTCATGAGATTGATGATGATTACGATGTGTTTGTTGCCTTTGAAACGATGAATAACCGTGGGAAGAAATTAACGAACCTCGAATTACTAAAAAACAGACTAATATATCTGACCACGCTTTATTCTGATGAAAAGTTCGATGAGATGGATAAAGCAAACCTTAGAAAGCAGATAAATGATGCATGGAAAGAGGTATATTATCAGCTTGGTAGAAATGAAAAGACACCTCTTTCTGATGATGAATTTTTAAAGGCACATTGGATTAGTTATTTTGCATATTCCCGTAGAAAAGGTGATGACTACATTCATTTTCTTTTAAATAAATTCTCAGCAAAGAATATTTTTGAAAAGAAAACAGTAGTTGTCAGAGATACAACACAAGAGGCTTCAGATGACATTGAGTATGATGCAGAAATTGAAACTGAAGATGATATTGAGCCAGAAGTAGTGGAGATTTCTAAGTTGGAGCCAAGCGAGATTTCCAACTATGTTAACAGTCTAAAAGATATGGCAAAATACTGGTATGACACTTTCTTCCCTATGCAGAGTAATAATTTGACGGCGGATGAAAAAGTATGGGTTGACCGCTTGAATCGTATTGGTATTGGGTACTTCAGACCTCTATTAATGGTAATTATTAGCAGGAGGGACTTGAAGGTAGAAAAACGAATTGAGGCATTTGCAGCAATCGAAAGATTCTTGTTCATTTGTTTTAGGATGGGGTATCTTAATGCAACCTTTAGGAGTAGTGAATATTACCGTGCTACTCGCAGCATTTATCTGAAACAAATGGATATTGATGATTTAATTGATGATATTAACGAGATTACCAATGCCAATATCGAATATGCGCTACCTAACTTTGTTACGAAGATTGAAAAGTATTTTGACAATATGGGTGGTTTCTATTACTGGAACTCTATAAAGTATTTTTTGTACGAATATGAATTCCTACTGGCAAAGAAAAATAATATTGATAAGGTTAGCTGGGAGATGTTCACTAAAACAGAAAAAGACAAAATATCTATTGAACACATTCTTCCACAGACACCTACAAAGTATTATTGGAAAAATCATTTCAGACAGTTTGATGATGAGGAAATCGAGTTGCTGTCATGCGCATTAGGTAACCTATTGCCATTATCACAAAGCATTAACTCGGCTTTGCAGAATGATAGCTTTGAAGATAAGAAAACTTCCAAGACTAATGGTAGAAGAGGATACCAGAATGGATCCCATTCTGAAATTGAGATAGTAAAGGAAACTGACTGGTCAGCTGAAAGCATTTATAAGCATAGCAAACTACTCCTGCAGTTTATGGAGAATCGTTGGAAATTCAGATTTACAGGGGAGCAGATGGATAAGTTGATTTATGTATCCTTTGCAATGGATGGCAGAGAGATTCCAGAATCACTGCCGGAAGAACAGGAAAATGCTGAAGAACATTCAACCGCAGAAACATCATCTGATATCGAGCAGAGACAAGATATAGAACTTGGAACACAACAGATGAAGTTTTGGACACGTTTTATTGATTATTGTAATCAGGAAGGCCGTGGTGAGGATATTGCATCAAGAAAACCATTCCCTCAGGGGTGGTATCATATTCCAATTTCAGACGCAGATTTTCACCTTGAATTTACACTAACAAGGGGCAAGTATCTCTCACTGATTATCTATGCTTATAATCAAGAGACATTCTCACGATTGGAAAGAAAAAAAGTAGAAATAGAAACTGTATTTGGTGATAAGTTGGACTGGTACTCCAGTAGAAAAACCAGCACGGCCAAGCGAATTATTTATAAGCGTGAATGTGAAATCTTTAATCCCGAAAAGCAGGAAGAACTGTTTTCATGGATGATCGATAAATTTGACGAAATATGCAATGCACTGGTCAAAGTCGGAGAACTAGATGATGAAGAACAGCCAACAGATAAGTTTACAGGATTAAAGCAAGTGAGTCCAGCGAAGCATGTCCTCACCAGAGATTTCGCATTAAAATCCCAGTGA
- a CDS encoding type II toxin-antitoxin system antitoxin SocA domain-containing protein, giving the protein MSERKVFCEECRNDVNFIISEKKMEGTIKGEKYSYTGKEAFCVDCGTEIYVAEVNDFNLKALYDVYRERNNVISLELILAIPEKYAIGKRPLSLLLGWGEQTFSRYCDGDMPTKQYSEILQKIYDNPSYYSEILEENKGNLKTAVSYEKSKRAVDELLGRIGSKKTKIDLTIEYLLSQCEDITPLALQKALYYIQGFYSAFYKTFIFYEDCEAWVHGPVYREIYFRYRDYRFDPIEGNDGFDDSVFTSSEKAILDSVIKNVCCYSGKVLENFTHSESPWLSTRGELPEAVVSDRTIQKEQIASYFSAVKEKYNMINPNDIKSYTQTMFEQM; this is encoded by the coding sequence ATGAGTGAAAGAAAAGTATTTTGTGAAGAATGTAGAAATGATGTTAATTTTATTATTAGTGAAAAGAAAATGGAAGGTACTATTAAAGGTGAAAAGTATTCTTATACAGGAAAAGAAGCGTTTTGCGTAGATTGTGGCACTGAAATTTATGTTGCAGAAGTGAATGATTTTAATTTGAAAGCACTATATGATGTATATCGAGAAAGAAATAATGTTATATCCCTAGAGTTGATTTTAGCAATACCAGAAAAATATGCAATTGGGAAAAGGCCGCTTTCTCTTTTACTTGGTTGGGGAGAACAAACTTTTTCTCGCTATTGTGATGGAGATATGCCGACAAAGCAGTACTCTGAAATTCTGCAAAAAATTTATGATAATCCATCATATTATTCGGAAATATTGGAAGAAAATAAAGGGAACTTGAAAACAGCTGTTTCTTATGAAAAAAGCAAAAGAGCAGTGGATGAACTTCTCGGAAGAATAGGGAGCAAAAAAACAAAGATAGATTTGACCATTGAATACTTGCTGAGCCAATGTGAAGATATCACACCACTAGCATTGCAGAAAGCATTATATTATATTCAGGGATTTTATTCTGCTTTTTATAAAACATTTATCTTTTATGAGGATTGTGAAGCCTGGGTGCATGGACCTGTCTATCGCGAGATATATTTTAGGTATCGTGATTATCGGTTTGATCCAATTGAAGGAAATGATGGGTTTGATGATTCGGTATTTACTTCCTCAGAGAAAGCAATTTTGGACAGCGTGATTAAAAATGTATGTTGTTATAGTGGAAAAGTTCTTGAAAATTTTACTCACTCAGAGTCGCCATGGCTATCAACCAGAGGAGAACTGCCGGAGGCGGTAGTATCCGACAGAACTATTCAGAAGGAACAAATTGCTAGTTATTTTAGTGCAGTTAAAGAAAAATACAATATGATTAATCCAAATGATATTAAGAGTTATACGCAAACTATGTTTGAACAAATGTAA
- a CDS encoding nitroreductase family protein, producing the protein MDFYKVIENRTSNKSYKSTPIPKEKLDNIINAALMAPSWKNKTCYRFIFINERKLIDQISNTIINKTSNAVKQVPIIAVIVANPSESGEDDNKSYFMLDCGIAMEHLILAATNEGYGTCWIGSFEEETVRKILNIPENFKVVAMTPIGETDENDEHYPPKDISKHIYYNSWENSTRQ; encoded by the coding sequence ATGGACTTTTATAAGGTAATTGAAAACAGAACAAGTAATAAGAGCTACAAATCAACCCCTATACCCAAAGAAAAATTAGATAATATTATTAATGCTGCTTTAATGGCACCTTCATGGAAAAATAAAACTTGTTATAGATTTATTTTTATCAATGAACGAAAACTAATAGATCAAATATCCAATACAATTATAAACAAAACATCAAATGCTGTTAAACAAGTGCCAATAATTGCTGTTATAGTGGCAAATCCATCGGAAAGCGGTGAAGATGATAACAAATCATATTTTATGCTAGACTGCGGTATTGCAATGGAACATCTCATATTAGCAGCAACAAATGAAGGTTATGGAACCTGCTGGATAGGCTCTTTTGAGGAAGAAACGGTACGTAAGATTTTAAATATACCTGAAAATTTCAAAGTAGTTGCAATGACTCCAATTGGTGAAACGGATGAAAATGATGAGCATTATCCGCCAAAGGATATCTCCAAACATATTTATTACAACAGTTGGGAGAATTCAACTAGGCAATAA